One Pseudomonas sp. HOU2 genomic window carries:
- a CDS encoding DUF86 domain-containing protein — MIENRLGDYLEHMRQAASDALVFVEGLSKEEFVDDKRTQQAVIMSLVIIGEAATKIMDRFPEFAAQNTQTPWRSMRGMRNRIAHGYFDINLDVVWETVQVALPELLRFLPSEQH, encoded by the coding sequence ATGATCGAGAACCGGCTCGGCGATTACCTTGAGCATATGCGTCAAGCTGCGAGCGATGCGCTGGTCTTCGTCGAAGGTCTGAGCAAGGAAGAGTTCGTCGACGACAAACGGACGCAACAAGCGGTCATCATGAGCCTGGTTATCATTGGCGAGGCGGCGACCAAAATAATGGATCGGTTTCCGGAATTCGCAGCTCAGAACACTCAAACTCCCTGGCGCAGCATGCGCGGGATGCGTAACCGGATCGCTCATGGCTACTTCGACATCAATCTGGATGTCGTCTGGGAAACGGTTCAAGTTGCTTTGCCTGAACTGTTGAGATTCCTGCCCTCCGAGCAACATTGA
- a CDS encoding nucleotidyltransferase family protein, with translation MKPSIALDLQRAAVREVVGRFRVANPRVFGSTVLGTDMEGSDLDLLVDPLPGATLFDLGGLQVELEDLLGVTVDLLTPGDLPLKFRQQVLEQARPV, from the coding sequence ATGAAGCCTTCCATTGCACTTGATCTGCAACGAGCTGCCGTCCGAGAGGTTGTCGGCAGATTCCGTGTGGCCAATCCGCGTGTGTTTGGCTCGACGGTGCTGGGTACTGATATGGAAGGCAGTGACCTTGATCTGTTGGTCGATCCATTGCCCGGTGCCACCTTGTTTGATCTCGGCGGGCTTCAGGTCGAGCTTGAAGATTTGCTTGGAGTTACCGTCGACCTGCTGACGCCGGGAGACCTTCCGCTGAAATTTCGTCAGCAGGTTCTTGAACAGGCCCGTCCCGTATGA
- a CDS encoding serine kinase/phosphatase yields the protein MTDSRRPYDAVQPEPIDDNEDRMGSVHELDFDEDEPSAKIGDEIPEREREQLMPNERVREAGFTGASTADHEPTDDDTSPETLIHEDGARDAEEAGEGNQADWDLSIVDEDDIGGGNGLDEAELARRDPLDGNR from the coding sequence ATGACTGATTCACGACGTCCGTACGATGCGGTGCAACCGGAACCCATCGATGACAACGAAGACCGCATGGGCTCGGTGCACGAGCTGGATTTCGATGAAGACGAACCCAGCGCCAAGATTGGCGACGAGATTCCGGAACGTGAACGCGAGCAACTGATGCCCAACGAAAGAGTGCGCGAGGCCGGGTTTACCGGTGCATCGACGGCGGATCATGAGCCGACCGACGACGATACGAGCCCGGAAACACTGATTCATGAAGATGGCGCGCGCGATGCCGAAGAGGCTGGCGAAGGCAATCAGGCGGATTGGGATCTGAGCATTGTCGATGAAGACGACATCGGCGGCGGCAATGGTCTGGATGAGGCGGAGCTGGCGCGGCGTGATCCGCTGGATGGCAACCGCTGA
- the acpA gene encoding acid phosphatase gives MNDETNDKEPTSPESDTPTDTSRRRFLGGVAVLGVGATLAGCGSAVDQPGKPAERPLTPAELDKALREQVKNVVVIYAENRSFNNLFGDFPGVEKPLSALKPADYQQRDRDGSVLQTLPPVWGGVLQVGPQTLDGVTYPAATQFQENLPNAPFALKGPNGEDLPFGLVTRDLWHVFYQNQMQINGGKNDGFVAWADSGGLTMGHYAQSRYSLRLWDVAQEFVLCDNFFQGAFGGSFLNHQYLISATAPFYPDAANSVAKAQIATLQSADPADPRLKPLEASPASAMTGPPQFGPSALTPDGFGVNTLAPPYWPTWIRDPERPAYSKPDLPNVMVPQTHEHIGDKLSKKNVDWAWYAGAWQATLDQYKDSGGIPKIPNFQYHHQPFNYFKQQGPENPQERNKRLRDAGLGDESSTNKFFADAEAGKLPAVSFYKPQGNLNMHAGYADVASGDRHIVRALKVLRESPQWKNMVVVVTVDENGGWWDHVAPPKGDRWGPGSRVPALVVSPFARKGTVDHTVYDTASILRLITRVFQLETLDGLKQRDEAMSARGQKPMGDLTNALQFQA, from the coding sequence ATGAACGACGAGACGAACGACAAAGAACCCACCTCGCCAGAATCCGACACCCCCACCGACACCAGCCGCCGCCGCTTCCTCGGCGGTGTTGCGGTCCTCGGTGTGGGCGCCACGCTGGCCGGCTGTGGCAGCGCCGTCGATCAACCGGGCAAACCGGCCGAGCGCCCGCTGACGCCAGCCGAGCTGGACAAGGCCCTGCGCGAGCAGGTGAAAAACGTGGTGGTGATTTACGCCGAGAACCGCAGCTTCAATAACCTGTTCGGTGATTTTCCCGGTGTCGAGAAGCCGCTGTCGGCCCTCAAGCCTGCCGATTACCAGCAACGTGACCGCGATGGCAGTGTGTTGCAGACGCTGCCGCCAGTCTGGGGCGGCGTGTTGCAGGTCGGCCCGCAAACCCTCGATGGCGTGACCTACCCCGCCGCCACGCAGTTTCAGGAAAACCTGCCCAACGCTCCGTTCGCCCTTAAAGGCCCGAATGGCGAAGACCTGCCGTTCGGTCTGGTCACCCGCGATTTGTGGCACGTGTTCTATCAGAACCAGATGCAGATCAATGGCGGCAAGAACGACGGCTTCGTCGCCTGGGCCGACTCCGGTGGGTTGACCATGGGCCACTACGCGCAGAGTCGTTATTCGTTGCGGCTGTGGGACGTGGCGCAGGAGTTCGTGCTGTGCGACAACTTCTTCCAGGGTGCCTTCGGCGGCTCGTTCCTCAATCACCAGTACCTGATCAGCGCCACCGCGCCGTTCTATCCGGACGCGGCCAATTCGGTAGCCAAAGCGCAGATCGCCACGCTGCAAAGCGCTGACCCCGCCGATCCACGTCTCAAGCCACTGGAGGCATCGCCGGCCAGCGCCATGACCGGCCCGCCGCAGTTCGGCCCGAGTGCGCTGACCCCGGACGGTTTCGGTGTCAACACTCTCGCCCCGCCGTACTGGCCGACGTGGATTCGCGACCCGGAACGTCCGGCCTATTCCAAGCCGGATCTGCCCAACGTAATGGTGCCGCAGACCCACGAACACATCGGCGACAAACTGTCGAAGAAGAACGTCGACTGGGCCTGGTACGCCGGCGCCTGGCAGGCAACGCTGGATCAGTACAAGGATTCCGGCGGGATTCCGAAGATCCCCAACTTCCAGTATCACCACCAGCCGTTCAACTACTTCAAGCAGCAAGGCCCGGAAAACCCGCAAGAGCGCAACAAACGCCTGCGTGACGCCGGTTTGGGTGACGAGTCGAGTACCAACAAATTCTTCGCCGATGCCGAGGCGGGCAAGCTGCCGGCGGTGAGTTTCTACAAACCCCAGGGCAACCTGAACATGCACGCCGGCTATGCCGACGTCGCCTCCGGTGACCGGCACATCGTCCGCGCCTTGAAAGTGCTGCGTGAAAGTCCGCAGTGGAAAAACATGGTGGTGGTCGTCACCGTCGATGAAAACGGCGGCTGGTGGGACCACGTGGCGCCGCCCAAAGGCGATCGCTGGGGCCCGGGTTCACGGGTGCCGGCGCTGGTGGTGTCGCCGTTCGCCCGCAAAGGCACGGTGGATCACACGGTCTACGACACGGCGTCGATCCTGCGCCTGATCACCCGGGTGTTCCAGCTCGAAACCCTCGATGGCCTCAAGCAGCGCGATGAGGCGATGAGCGCCCGGGGCCAGAAACCGATGGGCGATCTGACCAACGCCCTGCAGTTTCAGGCCTGA
- the mksB gene encoding Mks condensin complex protein MksB — protein sequence MIEPKRVLRALAEHWALLEPLCEHFDQGTLSLNELRTQLATQQLDSTPQDITSLLDVWIRLDILVPVAKSPNRFELNAQIHDFLAYLRREHRLGLCLEIEAYLRHLERLAGYIQDAFDVRDGNDLARQLRLLDMRVRDVLKKLDNDEQALVAVAERAKTSDRQIPLRQRYAEVLATWDEYVEPMIDLVNADGAFEQGVRKVETVLLKMLSEQQRLGHLVDDDMLLRTHARILEMQTSAQLTLRHARELLLPLREEARRHNAVTRGAALALAAIRRKGIDAVPQAAMPLFTRPQSTFLGSASQVEAYVYALARFEPKPARFPKAHKTQKSGDAPRAPRTVREMVERCEESLPMPDLMTWLLEQEPDGATDELLYWFSRLSREKRFTRERLERREYHTHEHQVSLRSFALLSARDPAAAEDSASIPNAS from the coding sequence ATGATCGAACCCAAGCGCGTCTTGCGCGCCCTCGCTGAACACTGGGCACTTCTGGAGCCACTGTGCGAGCACTTCGACCAGGGCACCCTGAGCCTCAACGAACTGCGCACGCAACTGGCCACCCAACAACTGGACAGCACGCCGCAGGACATCACCAGCCTGCTCGACGTGTGGATTCGCCTGGACATTCTGGTGCCCGTGGCGAAAAGCCCGAACCGTTTCGAGCTCAACGCGCAGATCCACGACTTCCTCGCCTACCTGCGCCGTGAGCACCGTCTGGGCCTGTGCCTGGAAATCGAAGCCTATCTGCGCCACCTCGAACGGCTGGCCGGCTACATTCAGGACGCGTTCGACGTGCGCGACGGCAACGACCTCGCCCGTCAGCTGCGTTTGCTCGACATGCGCGTGCGCGATGTACTGAAGAAACTCGACAACGACGAACAGGCGCTGGTGGCCGTGGCCGAACGGGCCAAGACCAGCGACCGGCAGATTCCGCTGCGTCAGCGTTACGCCGAAGTGCTGGCGACGTGGGACGAATACGTCGAGCCGATGATCGACCTGGTGAACGCCGACGGCGCCTTCGAACAAGGCGTGCGCAAGGTCGAAACCGTGCTGCTGAAGATGCTCAGCGAACAGCAACGCCTCGGCCATCTGGTCGATGACGACATGCTGCTGCGCACCCACGCGCGCATCCTCGAGATGCAGACCAGCGCCCAGCTGACCCTGCGCCACGCCCGCGAACTGCTGCTGCCGCTGCGTGAAGAGGCGCGCCGGCACAACGCCGTGACCCGTGGCGCCGCACTCGCACTGGCGGCGATTCGCCGCAAAGGCATCGATGCCGTGCCGCAAGCGGCGATGCCACTGTTCACCCGGCCGCAAAGCACCTTCCTCGGCAGCGCCAGTCAGGTCGAGGCCTACGTCTACGCCCTGGCGCGTTTCGAGCCGAAACCGGCGCGATTCCCCAAGGCGCACAAGACCCAGAAATCCGGCGATGCGCCGCGTGCACCGCGCACCGTGCGCGAAATGGTCGAGCGTTGCGAAGAGTCCCTGCCGATGCCGGATCTGATGACCTGGTTGCTGGAGCAGGAACCGGACGGCGCCACCGACGAATTGCTGTACTGGTTCTCGCGTCTGTCGCGGGAAAAACGCTTCACCCGCGAGCGTCTGGAACGCCGCGAATACCACACTCACGAGCACCAGGTCAGCCTGCGCTCCTTCGCCCTGCTCTCGGCCCGCGACCCTGCCGCCGCCGAGGATTCTGCGAGCATCCCCAATGCATCTTGA
- the can gene encoding carbonate dehydratase produces the protein MHDLQDLIDNNERWADAITKEDPDFFAKLARQQTPEYLWIGCSDARVPANEIVGMLPGDLFVHRNVANVVLHTDLNCLSVIQYAVDVLKVKHILVTGHYGCGGVRASMQDRQFGLIDGWLRSIRDLYYEKREELAKLPTEEEQVDRLCELNVVQQVANVAHTSIIQNAWHRGQSLSIHGCIYGIKDGRWKSLNTTISGFEQLPPQYRLRPVGAL, from the coding sequence ATGCACGACTTACAAGACCTGATTGATAACAACGAGCGTTGGGCTGACGCGATCACCAAGGAAGACCCGGATTTCTTCGCCAAGCTGGCGCGCCAGCAGACCCCGGAATATCTGTGGATCGGCTGCTCCGACGCACGGGTGCCGGCCAACGAGATCGTCGGCATGCTGCCGGGCGATCTGTTCGTACACCGCAACGTCGCCAACGTGGTGCTGCACACTGACCTCAATTGCCTGTCGGTGATCCAGTACGCAGTCGATGTGCTCAAGGTCAAACACATCCTTGTCACCGGCCACTACGGTTGCGGCGGTGTGCGCGCCTCGATGCAGGATCGCCAGTTCGGTCTGATCGATGGCTGGCTGCGTTCGATCCGCGACCTGTATTACGAAAAACGAGAAGAACTGGCCAAGCTGCCCACCGAGGAAGAGCAGGTCGACCGGCTGTGCGAGCTCAACGTCGTCCAGCAAGTTGCCAACGTTGCCCACACCAGCATCATCCAGAACGCCTGGCATCGCGGGCAGAGCCTGTCGATTCATGGCTGCATCTACGGCATCAAGGACGGTCGCTGGAAAAGCCTGAACACCACCATCAGCGGTTTCGAGCAACTGCCGCCGCAATACCGCCTGCGTCCGGTCGGAGCGTTGTAA
- the mksE gene encoding Mks condensin complex protein MksE, whose protein sequence is MHLDLSELSQLAPIFRELFKGYHVSRRDPELYAQLSNFQDQYRTLFKALGFELVCDTRGFYYFVPDMAAAAVNKTAQRLALFTFILVEHLADQGRDPIAVLDGGSLGREELPSLLDKYRDLFIQAEVQTVEELEEKIMRRMTQLGFAGEENGVYRFLPPMHRFLDVCLSVQQDRDLAASVHSVLPLPAPVLIDEEAEAKFLETDDPLDLSEFEEESEEDALARAIAEEQESDA, encoded by the coding sequence ATGCATCTTGATCTATCCGAACTGTCCCAACTGGCGCCGATCTTCCGTGAGCTGTTCAAGGGCTACCACGTCAGCCGCCGCGACCCGGAGCTGTACGCGCAACTGTCGAACTTCCAGGATCAATACCGCACGCTGTTCAAGGCGCTGGGGTTCGAGCTGGTCTGCGACACCCGGGGTTTCTACTACTTCGTGCCGGACATGGCCGCTGCGGCGGTGAACAAGACCGCCCAGCGTCTGGCACTGTTCACCTTCATCCTCGTCGAGCACCTGGCCGATCAGGGCCGCGACCCGATTGCCGTGCTCGACGGCGGCAGCCTCGGCCGCGAAGAATTGCCGTCGCTGCTGGACAAATACCGCGACCTGTTCATCCAGGCCGAAGTGCAGACCGTTGAAGAGCTCGAAGAAAAAATCATGCGTCGCATGACTCAGCTTGGTTTCGCCGGCGAAGAAAACGGCGTGTACCGCTTCCTGCCGCCGATGCACCGTTTCCTCGACGTGTGCCTGTCGGTGCAACAGGACCGCGATCTGGCGGCCAGCGTGCACAGCGTGCTGCCGCTGCCGGCACCGGTGCTGATCGACGAAGAAGCCGAAGCGAAATTCCTCGAGACCGACGATCCGCTTGATCTGTCCGAATTCGAAGAAGAAAGCGAAGAAGACGCACTGGCCCGCGCCATTGCCGAAGAACAGGAGTCCGACGCATGA
- a CDS encoding MFS transporter, with the protein MTAQSTARPAPFSRSDYKTLGLAALGGALEIYDFIIFVFFALTLSQLFFPPEMPEWLRLLQSFGIFVTGYLARPLGGILMAHFADRLGRKKVFSLSILMMALPCLLIGIMPTYAQIGYFAPLLLLALRILQGAAVGGEVPSAWVFVAEHAPAGHRGYALGFLQAGLTFGYLIGALTATFLAQVFTPAEILDYAWRYPFLLGGVFGVIGVYLRRWLSETPVFMAMEAQREARVELPLRTVLREHRLAMLPAMLLTCVLTSAVVVFVVITPTMMQKTFGMTASHTFALSALGIVFLNIGCVIAGLLVDRLGAWRTVMLYSLLLPLGIGVLYSCLIMGGDWVGLAYAIAGLACGVVGAVPSVMVGLFPARIRVSGISFTYNIAYAAWASITPLLLIGLMPWSPWICVMFCAVMGAVGIVSAAYFGVRMPGVGRQSVAPCS; encoded by the coding sequence ATGACTGCCCAATCCACAGCCCGACCGGCGCCGTTCAGCCGTTCCGACTACAAGACCCTCGGCCTTGCGGCCCTCGGCGGGGCGCTGGAGATCTACGATTTCATCATTTTCGTGTTCTTCGCCCTGACCCTCAGCCAATTGTTCTTCCCGCCGGAAATGCCCGAATGGCTGCGTCTGCTGCAAAGCTTCGGGATCTTTGTCACCGGTTATCTGGCGCGCCCGCTGGGCGGGATCCTGATGGCGCATTTCGCCGACAGACTTGGGCGCAAGAAAGTCTTCAGCCTGAGCATCCTGATGATGGCGCTGCCGTGCCTGCTGATCGGGATCATGCCGACTTATGCCCAGATCGGTTATTTCGCGCCACTGCTGTTGCTGGCGCTACGCATCCTGCAAGGCGCGGCGGTCGGTGGCGAGGTACCGAGCGCCTGGGTGTTCGTCGCCGAGCACGCGCCTGCCGGACATCGCGGTTATGCATTGGGCTTCCTGCAGGCCGGGCTGACCTTTGGTTACCTGATCGGCGCGCTGACCGCCACGTTCCTCGCACAAGTGTTCACCCCGGCGGAAATTCTCGACTACGCCTGGCGTTATCCGTTCCTGCTTGGCGGAGTGTTCGGCGTGATCGGTGTCTACCTGCGCCGCTGGTTGAGCGAAACCCCGGTGTTCATGGCCATGGAAGCCCAGCGTGAAGCACGGGTCGAACTGCCGCTGCGCACGGTGCTGCGCGAACATCGTCTGGCGATGTTGCCGGCGATGCTGCTGACCTGTGTGCTGACGTCGGCGGTGGTGGTGTTCGTGGTCATCACCCCGACCATGATGCAGAAAACCTTCGGCATGACCGCCAGCCACACCTTCGCCCTGAGTGCGTTGGGCATTGTCTTCCTCAACATTGGCTGTGTGATTGCAGGTCTGTTGGTCGATCGCCTCGGTGCCTGGCGCACGGTCATGCTGTATAGCCTGCTGCTGCCCTTGGGCATTGGTGTGCTTTATAGCTGTCTGATCATGGGCGGCGACTGGGTGGGGCTGGCGTATGCCATCGCTGGTCTGGCGTGCGGAGTGGTCGGCGCGGTGCCGTCGGTGATGGTCGGCCTGTTTCCGGCGCGGATTCGCGTGTCCGGCATCTCCTTCACCTACAACATTGCCTACGCCGCATGGGCCAGCATCACACCGCTGTTGCTGATCGGTCTGATGCCGTGGAGCCCGTGGATCTGCGTGATGTTCTGTGCGGTGATGGGTGCGGTCGGCATCGTCAGTGCGGCGTACTTCGGTGTGCGCATGCCCGGTGTCGGGCGCCAATCCGTGGCGCCCTGTTCCTGA
- a CDS encoding TIGR00366 family protein → MAVDIEDSRSARFALRCSSFAERWFPDSWVFAALAVIIVALATLAMGAKPTDAAMAFGDGFWSLIPFTMQMAFVVIGGYVVASSPPAVKLIDKLARIPKNGRSAVAWVALISMVASLLNWGLSLVFGGLLVRALARRTDLKMDYRAAGAAAYLGLGAVWALGLSSSAAQLQANPASLPPAILSITGVIPFTQTIFLWQSGAMLLALIVISIIVAYATAPGPNSARDAKDCGIDPAFNLPPLQPRTRPGEWLEHSPLLIILLVLLAAGWLFHEFSSKPAITAISGLNTYNFLFIMLGALLHWRPRSFLDAVARAVPTTTGVLIQFPLYGSIAALLTTVKGADAQTLAHHISTFFVSIASHDTYALLMGVYSAILGFFIPSGGGKWIIEAPYVMQVANDLQYHLGWAVQIYNAAEALPNLINPFYMLPLLGVLGLKARDLIGFSFVQLLVHTPLVLFLLWVLGTTLAYTPPVMP, encoded by the coding sequence GTGGCCGTTGATATCGAAGATAGCCGCTCCGCGCGCTTTGCCTTGCGCTGTTCAAGCTTTGCCGAACGCTGGTTCCCCGACTCCTGGGTGTTCGCCGCACTGGCGGTGATCATTGTCGCGCTGGCCACACTGGCCATGGGCGCCAAACCCACCGATGCCGCGATGGCGTTCGGCGACGGGTTCTGGAGCCTGATCCCGTTCACCATGCAGATGGCCTTCGTGGTGATTGGCGGGTATGTGGTCGCCAGTTCACCGCCGGCGGTCAAACTGATCGACAAACTGGCGCGCATCCCGAAAAACGGCCGTTCCGCCGTGGCCTGGGTCGCGCTGATCTCGATGGTCGCCTCGCTGTTGAACTGGGGCCTGTCGCTGGTGTTCGGCGGTTTGCTGGTGCGCGCCCTCGCCCGCCGCACCGATCTGAAAATGGACTACCGCGCGGCCGGTGCGGCGGCGTATCTGGGCCTCGGCGCGGTGTGGGCGCTGGGGCTGTCATCGTCGGCGGCGCAATTGCAGGCCAATCCGGCCAGCCTGCCGCCGGCGATTCTGTCGATCACCGGGGTGATTCCGTTCACGCAGACCATCTTCCTCTGGCAGTCCGGCGCGATGCTGCTGGCGCTGATCGTGATTTCGATCATCGTCGCCTATGCCACTGCGCCCGGCCCGAACTCTGCGCGCGACGCCAAGGATTGCGGCATCGACCCGGCGTTCAATCTGCCACCGCTGCAACCGCGCACCCGCCCCGGCGAATGGCTGGAACACAGTCCGCTGCTGATCATCTTGCTGGTGCTGCTGGCCGCCGGCTGGCTGTTCCACGAGTTCTCGAGCAAACCGGCGATCACCGCGATTTCCGGGCTCAACACCTATAACTTCCTGTTCATCATGCTCGGCGCCCTGCTGCACTGGCGCCCGCGCAGCTTCCTCGATGCGGTGGCCCGCGCGGTGCCAACCACCACGGGCGTGCTGATCCAGTTCCCGCTGTACGGCTCGATTGCCGCGCTGCTGACCACGGTCAAAGGTGCCGATGCGCAGACGCTGGCCCATCACATCTCGACCTTCTTCGTCAGCATCGCCTCGCACGACACTTATGCGCTGTTGATGGGCGTGTACTCGGCGATTCTCGGTTTCTTCATCCCGTCCGGCGGCGGCAAGTGGATCATCGAAGCGCCGTACGTGATGCAAGTGGCCAACGATCTGCAATACCACCTCGGCTGGGCGGTGCAGATCTACAACGCCGCCGAAGCGCTGCCGAACCTGATCAACCCGTTCTACATGCTGCCGCTGCTGGGCGTGCTCGGCTTGAAGGCGCGGGACCTGATCGGCTTCTCGTTCGTGCAGTTGCTGGTGCACACGCCGCTGGTGCTGTTTCTGCTGTGGGTGCTGGGGACGACATTGGCGTATACGCCGCCGGTGATGCCGTAG
- a CDS encoding energy transducer TonB, with product MQVVNWLPRTELPFAAPSRPELLDMPEPEPEVAVMPVVQAEAPVQSAPRPVERPKIEVPRPSLASTRTGAKPVAEVEEAPVVVKPAPVPPPRFALQLLRAGACLLLVELPTGEAFQSRDPAYLLLKDMLRAAGLPDAPQIVGEPVRWPWLNRGTMDQGPEAARDFVQGFLSVQMEAAPCACLWLIGLPAVRFAGEADAAAFNCELQIEGLGLAWAIPGLELLMEEPQRKAAVWQAMRRLMARWKPSNE from the coding sequence ATGCAGGTGGTCAACTGGCTGCCGCGCACCGAATTGCCTTTCGCCGCCCCGTCGCGGCCCGAGCTGCTGGACATGCCCGAGCCTGAGCCAGAGGTGGCGGTGATGCCGGTTGTTCAGGCCGAAGCCCCGGTGCAGAGTGCACCGCGCCCGGTCGAACGGCCGAAGATCGAAGTGCCACGCCCGTCGCTCGCCAGCACCCGCACCGGTGCCAAACCGGTGGCAGAGGTCGAGGAGGCGCCGGTCGTCGTCAAACCTGCACCGGTGCCGCCACCGCGTTTCGCCCTGCAATTGTTGCGCGCCGGGGCTTGCCTGCTGCTGGTGGAGTTACCCACAGGCGAAGCGTTCCAGAGCCGCGATCCGGCCTATCTGCTGCTTAAGGACATGCTGCGCGCCGCCGGTCTGCCGGATGCGCCACAAATCGTCGGCGAGCCGGTGCGCTGGCCGTGGCTGAACCGCGGCACCATGGATCAAGGCCCGGAGGCGGCGCGCGACTTCGTTCAAGGCTTCCTTTCGGTGCAAATGGAAGCGGCGCCTTGCGCCTGCCTGTGGCTGATCGGCCTGCCGGCGGTGCGCTTTGCCGGTGAGGCGGATGCTGCAGCGTTCAATTGTGAGTTGCAGATCGAAGGCCTGGGCCTGGCCTGGGCCATCCCCGGTCTGGAATTGTTAATGGAAGAGCCGCAGCGCAAAGCCGCTGTGTGGCAAGCCATGCGTCGGCTGATGGCGCGCTGGAAACCATCGAATGAGTGA
- a CDS encoding SET domain-containing protein-lysine N-methyltransferase → MNNQAHQHPIPRDTPGIYPFAGLPVRLGFPSTEDFQIVQNSHGRAAVVARRAFLRITRMCRVSGQLLPYRCRQTRQLLAGIHIYDPRFCGLLEHACDPNVFLDMSELWLWALRDIQPGERLTIDFAATEDRLLQQFACTCGSPRCRGWITGYDEPPSIEGQHFLQHWRHAH, encoded by the coding sequence ATGAACAACCAGGCACATCAACACCCCATCCCCCGCGACACACCGGGTATCTACCCATTTGCCGGGTTGCCGGTACGGTTGGGTTTCCCCTCGACTGAGGATTTCCAAATCGTTCAGAACAGCCATGGTCGCGCGGCAGTGGTGGCGCGCCGGGCATTCTTGCGCATCACCCGGATGTGTCGGGTGTCCGGGCAACTGCTGCCCTATCGCTGTCGCCAGACCCGCCAGCTACTGGCCGGCATCCATATCTACGACCCGCGCTTTTGCGGGTTGCTCGAACATGCCTGCGATCCGAATGTATTTCTGGACATGAGTGAACTATGGCTGTGGGCGCTGCGCGACATTCAGCCGGGTGAACGCCTGACCATCGACTTCGCCGCCACCGAGGACCGTTTGTTGCAGCAATTCGCCTGCACCTGTGGCTCGCCGCGCTGTCGGGGGTGGATCACCGGTTACGACGAGCCACCCAGTATCGAGGGCCAGCACTTTTTGCAGCACTGGCGGCACGCGCACTGA
- the rimI gene encoding ribosomal protein S18-alanine N-acetyltransferase translates to MSEAVSFRPMTEADLDAVLKIEYAAYSHPWTRGIFLDGLGKYQIWLMFEGQQQVGHGVVQIILDEAHLLNITVKPENQGRGLGLTLLEHLMSRAYAAEARECFLEVRDSNTAAFKLYERYGFNEIGRRRDYYPAVGGREDAVVMACTLVD, encoded by the coding sequence ATGAGTGAAGCTGTATCGTTCCGCCCGATGACCGAGGCGGATCTGGACGCGGTATTGAAGATCGAATACGCCGCGTACAGCCATCCTTGGACCCGCGGGATTTTTCTCGACGGGCTGGGCAAGTATCAGATCTGGCTGATGTTCGAAGGCCAGCAGCAGGTCGGCCATGGCGTGGTACAGATCATTCTGGATGAGGCGCACCTGCTGAATATCACGGTCAAGCCGGAAAATCAGGGGCGTGGGCTGGGGCTGACGTTGCTCGAGCATCTGATGTCGCGAGCGTATGCGGCTGAGGCGCGTGAGTGTTTTCTGGAAGTGCGTGACAGCAATACGGCGGCGTTCAAGCTGTATGAGCGCTATGGATTCAATGAGATTGGCCGGCGGCGGGATTATTATCCGGCGGTGGGCGGGCGTGAAGATGCCGTGGTCATGGCCTGCACGTTGGTCGACTGA